In Parasteatoda tepidariorum isolate YZ-2023 chromosome 8, CAS_Ptep_4.0, whole genome shotgun sequence, the DNA window GGTTTAACGAACACTACATGCTGAAAGTTTTGGTTATCACCATGAAAATGGTTTATATTTACCCCTTTCGAAAGAGATCCTGAAGGAGGAGATGTGTTTGgagatttcaaattatgtacACTGAAATTTGGTTTTTCGCCTTTTGAAATCAAATGACCCCCTATTTCCTCTCCATACCCGCTGGATCCTTTTGAGTTAGTTATGGATCCTGAATAGTCATTGTTGCTGCCTTTCTCAAAATGGGGTACAATATTATCACCTTTGTAGTTATTTCCCAAAGTAACCTCACCCCCAATTACACCATTGTGGATGTTACCTAAATAAGCATTCTCTCCTTCGTTACCCTTAGGTTTTCTCAACAAATCAAAGTTTGATCCTTTAAAATCGTGATGAGATTTTGTACCTTCTTCTGAACCTGAATGTTCAGGATGATTTGTGTTCAGACTAGGGTTGTAGTCCAGCTGAATCTGATGATTCTGTATTTGTGGATAACCTTTCAAACCTTGACTTTTGATCTGCTCATGGAGTTTGTCAcataagattataaatttttgcccGTTGCCTCCTTGAGTTTGAGAATAGTCATTTGCGTTAGTCTTATCTTTTTCGATGTAAGATGGAATAATTACTTGAGAGCCTTTATTATTGCCatatttacttgattttaaatCCAAGCTTATATCTTGTGCATTACTTTTATGAAGATCTGTTGGTGTATAACCACCGGTTGAAATACCAGCATCATTCTCATAATTCGCTACAGTTTGCTTTCCATTGGAAGAATAATCTTGCGTTTGTTCGTTATAGTTTACAGGTTGCAATAGCTTTACTTGGTAATTAGACAAATCagcttttttattatcttgGTACTCTTTAGGTTGATAACCAATACTTGAATCATGAATTTTAGCACTATCTTCTTCATAAACTACTTTAATCAGTTCACCAGTGGAGGGGTCAATATATAACTGATTTGGATCTGCTTCGGTTATTGGTACAAGCTTTTCATTTTGACTGTCATAGTCATTACTGCCAGTGTGTAcgtttcctttaaaattagtaGTATGTTCATTTGCATCTATAGATCCTAAAATATCAGCTTGTTGATCATGGCCGGATGCTGAATCGCTGTCATACTCTGAAGCAGTTACTTCCGTACCTTTATGGACATTTGTTACTGGTTCATAAGATTTCGAACTTTTTAAGCCGCTGCTTGGCAGAGTGAAAAAGTATTGTTTAGAAATTCCATTTCCATGATTATTATATCCTTCAAATATTGACTTTTCAGTTTCTTGttgatttgaatttgaatttaaatcatattttatctcAGCAGGAAGATTTGTTGATGTATGGCCATCACTTATTGTACCATAACTACTAACATCTCCATTATTTAACTTTCCGGAATCTGTATGAACGTGGTGAGCTTGTTTCACGTGACTGTCAATGTCAATAACTTTTTGCAACcccttttgatttttaaaatctcctATTTGTTTATTGGAACTATCGTATGGATAAACAGATGCATAGTAACCAAATGTGTCATCTTCCGGTCCATAGTTTTTCCCAGGGATATGAGAACCTTCTAGTAAAACTATGGTCTCTCCTTCGACGGCTGTGCGAGGTTGCAGTCCTGTGTTTTCAACTGATGTCCTACTTTGAGGTTTTAGTGTCTCTTGTCTTGATTCTTGTGGGGAATTAAGAGTATTTTGTTCTTCTTTTCGAGAAGTTTCCTTTAGAGTAATATGTTTCAGAATGGTTACTTTTTGTGTACCTTCAGATCCTTTAAGAGCAGCTGTTTGCAGTCCTGAATCTACTTCCCATGTGGACGATtcgtttttaatctttattccaTCTCCTTCCCGCATATGACGTTTCGGGGACGaagtattttcaataataatagtttCATTCGATTTAGTTGTCATATATCTGATACCGTTATCATCTGCACTTGACAAATCAGACTCAACAGGAGTTTCATCAGTCGAGGGacttaattcattataaaaatatttaggagaTTTTGTGTTAGCATCGATTCTAGTTTCACCAAACTTCGTTCGCAAATCATcctcattttcaattaaatcactgaagttttttacaataaaatttttattattttctatttcagatCTCATATCCGGAGATAGTGCTTTTCGAATTGGATGTAAAACTATCGACGATTTCTTTGCAGCTAAATTTCTTCCAGAACTTTCCGATAAGTATGAGTTTTCAGTTTTAGGCTTAGAATAGAAAATTGCTTGGTTCTCATCAATTTCACCAGATGATTCATGTTCTTTTTCATTAGTTTCGAAATCTTCTGAGTATTCATCATCAGGTGTGATTTCTGGAGGTGTTTCCTGCTGAAATGAACGAAAGCCAATCTGGGATTTCTTTGCAACAAAATTCTTTCCTGGCCTTCTATTTTTATCATACAAGTATTGTTTTTCCTTTTGCCGCTCTTCAGGATTAAAAGTTGGTTCAATTTCCTCAAATTCATTCGATGCTTCATGTTCTTTTTCAACAGTTTCAAAATCATCTGAGTATTCAGTATCAGGTATCCTTTCAGGTGATAATAACTTTCGAATTGAATGTACGCCTGGGGATGATTGCTTTGCAACTAAACTTTTCcctatacttttatttttatcagggAAGtacgaaatttctttttgtgGTTCGTTAGAGTAGAAGCTTGGTTCGTTCTCATCAAATTCAGTCGATGCTTCAGTTTCTTTTTCACTAGCTTCGTTATCTTCTGGGTATTCATCATCATGGGTATTGCCGTTTCTATCATTTTCATGATAATATTCATAATTGTCTTTTTCTTTGTCAGATTCATCGTCAGTTACGTCAAAgtgtttttcagttttcatcATACTGTATGTATTATCATCTTCgctttgttttctctttttattgttatcataTCTGGGAAATTGATATCTCTGGAATcctgaaactttttttgatggCCTAGAATCTGCGTAATGAGCTGGTACATTATTATGGTATACTTCAGAATCCTAAAGAAAGAAGAGATTTTTGTAAAACCAAGaatatcagtattttaaaagcagcaagcttaaaaatgaaatataataaaaatttaacttcatgtcattagtgaaaaaaacaattttttgattaCGGTAcagtatttaatgaaattatttcaataatggaAAACCAATTGCTCAtaataattgctaaatttaacataaaataaaatctagatCATAGAACATTAACGAATAAAGGTCCAGGATTTTCTTACAGTTTATGCTAACATTAAATGATGGCCATGCCTGGGTAGAACATCACTGACTATGATCCTGCCTCTGAGCAaaattggtgtttttaaaaagtattttcaaataaattctgtGTACAAACTACGGTATAACAAAACATAACAAATAACGGCAGGAAAAAAACATGAGACATTTACCAGGgacaaatgcaaaaaaaattaaaactaaaataatgcaataagttataagttattctttttttcctcttaaggTGATGCTGCTAGGGAACTTACCATAACTCTTTGTAAACGAAAGCTAAAAAAACTTAGATATCGTTAATTAACAGtagtaatttatgaaatatttcttagtttaagtTTTGAGTAATTTACATAAACaaccccaaattaaaaaaacgaagaaaaaacatagaaaatgagaattttttaaaagtgaatcaTCACTCGAATGTGTTATTTTTGGTGATGACTATATcagattacaaaaatattcatatattacaacaatattcatatttttaacatatttaatttcattttatttcctcccctaaaagaaattacattttcaaaccATCAATACTATTTcggtatattttgtttaatttctctTCTCtctattgttttcttaaaacaagttccatatttattttcccaataatttaatcttcattcattttcagcaaagaatttcatttcaaatttataaatttaacccCTTATCAATTTCATCTTACGAATTGcaagttgaaaagaaaatgttgcCTGCCAAAAgccatttagtttttgtttgtttttttaatttttattattattaatcagaatgaaatgatacaattttattttcctttgaatTACATATATGTTGCTTCCTTCGGGGGTATATATGTAGAGCTGTGTGCCTGTGTCCATGTCCGTGACATAGAAGTCACAAATTTGCTCTCCTTCATAATGCGATATCGatattatagattaaaatgcagctctataatttaataaaataattttaaaagaaaaaataatttttttaaatgtaggaTTTCTCTCATATTTTCTCAACTAAAGAAAGCAACTGGTGAATCTGTTACAAGACATGTGATGAAATAATGGTATCTTGAATTTATTGAACCTaagtatcataaaaattattcatttgatacgtttcaaataatttaagcaaCTAATAACTTAAAGTTTGTTTCATCCAAAtacaaagataaatatttttgaaaaaaaccaattcattattttctgcTTGCGTAGAgtttataaattgctttttataaaataaatacaccaATATTACCGTATTCAGGATCTGCATTCATgcatggtaataaaatttaagttattactcAACACTTAAACATAAGATTTCATGCTGTTCACTgctaaaaatttggtaaatgtgatgTTTTGTATCAATTTAGTGATCATTAATCCAAGTCAAGGAAGGAAATATCAAAACACTGTAAATTTGGAATCACTTATCAGTGGTTAGACCTAGATTcaccaaaattgtttttacgtgTATAAAGTacaagaataaaacaaaacaaaaaaatatttttccagttttattcaaaaaaaattgtcatcttttataaaattttaatgtagattaaactattgtaaatttcattccaaaatcatggtaaaataaccagcaaCAGTATGTCTATTGAATTTACCCTGAAGTGCGTGGTTAcgtttacctttacggttttatAACTGTTTACAAAAGGcatgattttaaaaccataaaaatgaaatttttttgcctaCATTCACCAAAATTGCTTTTACGTGAATAATAGTTTGCACAACTAAagtacaagaataaaaaaaaataaaaaaaatatttttccagttgtattcaaaacattttttcatttttttttaaattttaaatactaaaagtaTTCATAATGTGgattaaactattataaatttcattctaaaatcatagtaaaataaccagcagcaGTATGTCTATTGAATTAACCCTGAAGTGCGTGGTTAGCTTTACCTTTACAGTTTTATAACCGTTTAGAAAAAGGcatgattttaaaaccataaaaatgacattttgctGGACATAAGTAGTTATAGAATATGTGAGGCTTTTCATCAGGTAATGAACATCGGAGTTAAATTGTGATTGAGTTGTGTGCTGTCAAAAAATCCGTAAAATGCGACTTTATTTGTCTATCTAATTAAGcagtcttttttttgtttttaactgttcTGTGGTACTGTCCTCTATGCGGAATAAGAGTTTCGTATTTTAATAGCCCAGTGTTACGAATTCGGTAGTGCAGGGTAGTGCATTAATGTGGTGCCATCGAAAGGATTCGAATCCCCGTCCAGCCGGTCAGGAAATTAGCAGATGCAATATATACACAACTGCCAGGAGCTAAGTTGCTTCATATGGTGATCTTAGTCGgcacgaaaaaaattttggttgtttATCCATATTAGATGAAAACGgacaataaatgatttttcttacaagtctgaatatcatctttttgtattgttatttgactgttttggttgaatatggtaataaacgattaaaatattgtttaaccaattttttccaagaaatttctaacgGGGTACACTGGCACATGAAGACGTTTATTtgtggataaataaaaataaatatctgaattttttagaaagataatatttttccaGTAACAATGAGTTACCATACTTccctattttgtttaaaacttacaCTTTACTGAAgaataatgctttaaaactatgattttcaatatgattttttatatatgattttttatattaacattaaaaaaatcgaaaacgATTATGAAGGCATTATTTATATCCAtcgtttgtttaaaaatgtgattctTTAATcactgaaagttttattttaacaaaataaaaaactttttgacgtgttacactaattatttaaaacgtgTTCAAAATATTAAGCTAATTTCTCAGTGTTTCTCTAGTAATGTTTCCCATAGCAGATTTTTCAGAGActattcaaaagttaaaaacatgTATAACTGGCATTACTATACACTTGTACATATATAACTCAATTTCTTTCATTCCTTTAAACCGAcgagtaattattatttaaacattttcaatttaattcaacGTGTAATGTTGATGCAATGTTATCCGTatttcaattgtatttattctttttataagaaaagccttacaaaatattaagtataaaataataaacgtaTTTTTGAATGGTAAAGCTTTATCgtaatacataatttaagaaaatatttttcagagaaatcaataaataaagtttttaaatttctactattttggcaaaattaaaaatttttctatcatcccgaaaattattttgtaaaatttgaaacatgtttGATTCTGCATAAAAGCAAATCAGTTAAAGAGCATAaactacttttatatttttcttacttatttattttcaatctcaCAAGCAAAGATGAAACTGAAATAATGATATTTGCGGTGTTTTTAAGGTTTCATGAACTCAGGATCTAATCCAAGACAAGAGAAAATgactaataaaacaataaaaaacaaaacaggcATACCTAagacaaaaatgaagaaatctcgttcactttttttaatttataatataactaCAGTTATGTCTCGTAAGTAGCTTTCATCGGAAAATGAATGGTTATTTTTTctctagatggcagcactacacacatttattttattttttttattttcttaaaagaagaaggtgttttatttagtaaaaaaaaatcactgataaagaaaaaaaagagtaaagacAAGGAAAAGCCCACAACACCAGCAAGAAATGCGAAAATGCAATTTCttagttattcatttaaatatagtatCATAAAAATCTGCCTTGCATATTATATTCAAGCACGAATAAATGAAGACAAatctaaaatatcaaattttttcgaGATCATAAAACcaccttaaatataaatttgtaatattaatttatatttaaggttgtatcaatttgaagaacatacaattgtataaattttttgtacaattattTCATATGTTACATTTGCATCAATTTAAAAGaacggttaaaaaatatatatttaaaaaattgaagattcatataaaaaatataattattatcaataaaaatttaaaaatgaattaaaagtaatagaaaattttaaaaatataagtactcAACAAAGATTTACATTTAACTTACTGAAACTCTTCACATGATTCGCATGATCTCACAGCATAACAGTTAAACTAATCCTGAGTTTTTAAGAACAAGAAATTTCTCGtgcaataatataatttgattttaaagataacCTAAAATCCATGCGAAACATCTCACCACTTAAACACTCACCGAGCTGGGCAGAATGAGACCAAGTTCGAAGCAATCAGACTAACAATCGGCAGGATTCAAGCGTTCAAGAATACGCGCCCATTTTTAAGACTTGCCAGACACGAATGAGAAGAAACATAAGTGATctaaatataaaacgtaaagttgctaACAAAAAGATGGGGAAAAAAGGTGAggaacaaaattagaaaaaccatAGTAGCcgagaaagagagagaaaatatgaaaaacagaacaaaaaaacaCAGTGGGCTAGAGGGGCAAATCAGgctaaaatgcatttatacGCGCTATGGAGTGCTGGTGAGGAACTAATGTTGTTAAGAAGAGAATCTCCATTaatgtgaataaaacaagatcTTCCCTTGTTAATGACCTTCGTTTCTCACCAGCCCTATATAGggcgtggaaatgcattttaccctgattaaATACCTCTCGTCCACTgcgatttttcttgttctgtttttcatctatttttctctctcgacaactgtggtttttctagttttgttgctcgcctttatttttcgttttagttTCTATTCATTCACGCTtggcaaatcttgaaaatgagCGCCTATTTTGAAGCGAATGACGTTTCTAATCAGGTAATATCTCACCGGTTCAATTTCTTgcgattatatatttaattagattgacagtttaaaagttttaatggtttaatttacaaaaaattcaaaattcaacttGTACCTATTTCACATTTGACAATACTGTCTATGCAAGTTAAGTATTGTTCGCTATGTAGTTTTTTCGTAGACCGTTAAATGCAATCAAATACCAGTCAGTTGTAAAGCCCATTTTTACCATTCGATCTGTATTTACGaaagttcaaataatttcaacattatCTGTCTTCGCatgtatttaacaaaattaaacttctgtagcaaatttttgaaagtataattcattcaaaatgcGTACTGCTTcataaaactatgaaatttaatttctgctaATGTATTGAGCAAACACtagtaattaatattatcattttcaaGTACTTTTAAAGTCAACGtaaaaaaacactgttttcATTTACGTAATATCTAAATCAGTGGTTCTCTATTTCTATCGACTATTGGACCCTAACTTCTTTCGGTTAAACCCCTGAGCACCTGTGAATgtactaataaaaagaaagaaaaagactaatgattattttgaaacGATTTAATGtgtagaatgaaatatttaatgttttgaaatttttcttggtGCATGCACATGCTGAACATGGTTTTagctgaattatggtttttttttttttaaaaaaagaactgtttgaaactataaaatagttataagaaaaatgtaattctttacttttgaattgagttattttgttttgaattgaaaagctcaaagagaaatatttatgacatttttaaaaatgcattttcttttcgtactttattcaatatatttttattgaaaaaatatatattttatattttgctactCTATTTTCATTGGCATTTTCCATTAAGAAACTCATATAAAcaagtgaaatattaaataaattatggattatcaattggatttaaataatataattatgggtttaaaatatCCTAATTCTCGAAACTCCTGTCATCCTCTCCCGAAAACCTAAGGAACCGTGGAACATCTTTTGGGAACAGCTGATCAAGTTCATATTTCGCTATAAAGCAAAAAACATCGAATTTGGTCAGTTCATGACATTCCCTTGTAAGACTAAGTATTATAatataagtatttcaaaagtattataTATGTAAAGTAATACATATGTAAAGTATATGTAGTAATTTACCTGATTCAAATCGGAATTTTGGGAGTCTGTTTGGCACTGAATAGCTCGcaataaaactgaaacaaaagaaaatattcaaataaatgatctacatgtgcattttttactgctaaaattaaataattgtaatagaacagcaatcattaaaaaaatataaagataaaattttattttcaattattatatttttaatgaaaaataacggtaaatatataaaatttgccATGAAGCTAAACAACATGCTcctaacaattta includes these proteins:
- the LOC122269642 gene encoding putative uncharacterized protein DDB_G0277255 produces the protein MMKTEKHFDVTDDESDKEKDNYEYYHENDRNGNTHDDEYPEDNEASEKETEASTEFDENEPSFYSNEPQKEISYFPDKNKSIGKSLVAKQSSPGVHSIRKLLSPERIPDTEYSDDFETVEKEHEASNEFEEIEPTFNPEERQKEKQYLYDKNRRPGKNFVAKKSQIGFRSFQQETPPEITPDDEYSEDFETNEKEHESSGEIDENQAIFYSKPKTENSYLSESSGRNLAAKKSSIVLHPIRKALSPDMRSEIENNKNFIVKNFSDLIENEDDLRTKFGETRIDANTKSPKYFYNELSPSTDETPVESDLSSADDNGIRYMTTKSNETIIIENTSSPKRHMREGDGIKIKNESSTWEVDSGLQTAALKGSEGTQKVTILKHITLKETSRKEEQNTLNSPQESRQETLKPQSRTSVENTGLQPRTAVEGETIVLLEGSHIPGKNYGPEDDTFGYYASVYPYDSSNKQIGDFKNQKGLQKVIDIDSHVKQAHHVHTDSGKLNNGDVSSYGTISDGHTSTNLPAEIKYDLNSNSNQQETEKSIFEGYNNHGNGISKQYFFTLPSSGLKSSKSYEPVTNVHKGTEVTASEYDSDSASGHDQQADILGSIDANEHTTNFKGNVHTGSNDYDSQNEKLVPITEADPNQLYIDPSTGELIKVVYEEDSAKIHDSSIGYQPKEYQDNKKADLSNYQVKLLQPVNYNEQTQDYSSNGKQTVANYENDAGISTGGYTPTDLHKSNAQDISLDLKSSKYGNNKGSQVIIPSYIEKDKTNANDYSQTQGGNGQKFIILCDKLHEQIKSQGLKGYPQIQNHQIQLDYNPSLNTNHPEHSGSEEGTKSHHDFKGSNFDLLRKPKGNEGENAYLGNIHNGVIGGEVTLGNNYKGDNIVPHFEKGSNNDYSGSITNSKGSSGYGEEIGGHLISKGEKPNFSVHNLKSPNTSPPSGSLSKGVNINHFHGDNQNFQHVVFVKPQSNFKGTKYRPPQKATNKGIRNHENYKASLQNMFGFNSGEYSPMTQPQYGKHKHSNFNSANDMKGSISHKEFNLMNNDKGSNLYGQNNGIKESNSYGQNNDIKVSNLYGQNNNIKGSSLYGQNKIKVSELHSLNHDKGSSLYGQNNIKGSNLHGLNHDKGSNLYGQNNIGGSIIHDQNYNGGVYGSQFQNYHKEGGQENPYGDSGKQNIKGIGHFKGIGIGGNIKNQNTDGSYASTPNKHNSFKGALLDSNNETPYQSSKGQYDNGGYATIKSGGMVGGQHNSGIIGGHYKDAQQYTDKNSYNIKNSLIDASAFGVQHGTHQPEEYFLVEVDDNNHNGDLQPHGGYYYIPFGNHHNEQNSYLNQNNGHLVHARSTNGDNKQSNIKFVYDGGKDRTYQLKNLAVTGMHMARAVLPLLQAPTERSIKGNINFGVQIKRNPSLLVPEYRIDSRVDSASNSTKS